The following are encoded in a window of Staphylococcus piscifermentans genomic DNA:
- a CDS encoding amino acid ABC transporter ATP-binding protein, with the protein MIELKNIKKSFGDKEVIKGVDLNVNEGEVVTLIGRSGSGKTTLLRMMNALEIPTEGQVFVNGETYTENDKKSQIRVRKQSGMVFQNYNLFPHKTAIENVMEGLIVVKKMNKQEARKRAETLLEKVGLTQVKDQHPNALSGGQQQRVAIARALAMNPKVMLFDEPTSALDPELVNEVLRVIKELAQEGMTMVIVTHEMRFAKEVSDKTVFIHEGVIGEEGKPSEIFNHPQTKDLQRFLNVIQEQEI; encoded by the coding sequence ATGATTGAATTGAAAAATATTAAAAAATCTTTCGGTGATAAAGAAGTCATTAAAGGTGTCGACTTGAATGTTAACGAAGGCGAAGTGGTTACTTTAATCGGACGTTCTGGTTCAGGTAAAACAACTTTACTGCGAATGATGAATGCCTTAGAAATACCTACAGAGGGACAAGTCTTTGTAAACGGTGAAACTTATACAGAGAATGATAAGAAATCACAAATCCGCGTTCGTAAACAATCTGGGATGGTATTCCAAAATTATAATCTTTTTCCACACAAGACCGCTATTGAGAATGTGATGGAAGGTCTTATCGTAGTGAAAAAGATGAATAAGCAGGAAGCAAGAAAGCGCGCTGAAACCTTACTAGAAAAAGTTGGGTTAACGCAAGTGAAAGATCAACATCCGAACGCATTATCCGGCGGTCAGCAACAACGTGTAGCTATCGCTAGAGCTTTAGCTATGAATCCTAAAGTAATGTTGTTCGACGAACCGACTTCAGCACTTGATCCAGAATTGGTGAATGAAGTTTTACGTGTTATCAAAGAACTTGCGCAAGAAGGGATGACAATGGTCATCGTTACACATGAAATGCGCTTTGCTAAAGAAGTTTCAGACAAGACTGTTTTCATTCATGAAGGTGTGATTGGAGAAGAAGGGAAACCTTCTGAAATCTTTAATCACCCGCAAACTAAAGACTTGCAACGCTTTTTAAATGTGATTCAAGAACAAGAAATTTAA
- a CDS encoding DsbA family protein — MKKLVLFISIAVIAAVLQGCSQKDTDLTSKNDKVKVVEFADYKCPYCKKVEDNVMPKLQKDYIDKGKVDYQLVNVAFLGKDSIIGSRAGHAVKNIGPQQYLTFQKKIFAAQPDTEDHKKSWINEKLLDKLIDELNLSDQQKADIKKDYKTKDSQSWKDAEKDKKMAKKKNIDTVPVVFVDGTKLDDPYHFKEYNDLLKK; from the coding sequence ATGAAGAAATTAGTATTATTTATCAGCATCGCTGTTATAGCAGCAGTATTACAAGGCTGTTCACAAAAAGATACAGATTTAACCAGTAAAAATGATAAAGTTAAAGTCGTAGAATTTGCGGATTATAAATGTCCTTATTGTAAAAAGGTAGAAGACAATGTCATGCCTAAATTACAAAAAGACTATATTGATAAAGGTAAAGTAGACTATCAATTAGTCAATGTGGCTTTCTTAGGCAAGGATTCTATAATCGGTTCTCGTGCAGGTCACGCAGTCAAAAATATAGGACCTCAACAATATTTGACGTTCCAAAAGAAAATTTTTGCGGCACAGCCTGATACAGAAGATCATAAAAAATCTTGGATTAATGAAAAATTATTAGACAAACTCATCGATGAATTAAACCTCTCTGATCAACAAAAAGCAGATATTAAAAAGGATTATAAAACTAAAGACAGTCAATCATGGAAAGATGCTGAAAAAGATAAAAAAATGGCTAAGAAGAAAAATATTGATACTGTCCCTGTAGTATTCGTGGATGGTACTAAATTAGATGACCCATATCATTTCAAAGAGTATAACGATTTACTCAAAAAATAA
- a CDS encoding NAD(P)/FAD-dependent oxidoreductase, whose protein sequence is MQHYRVAIIGAGAAGIGMAIAFQQLGLDKEDMTILDKGKVGQSFLNWPKSTRTITPSFTTNGFGMPDINAVSTETSPAFTFNEEHVSGETYAEYLQTVSEYYELPVQEETQVSSIEFVDGHYEIQTEQGLVTSEYIFVATGDFSFARKPFKYGQHYSEVEDFTQMPGDEYVIIGGNESAFDAAVCLAEKGKQVSIYTHTTGLDQENADPSIRLSPYTHQRLQRAVEKGAAIELNVGYTASTIDFSDMDNKYVVKFNNGKQVATRNEPILATGFDATTNPLVRQLFSTADGEIELTELDESTRYPNVFLIGPTVRHADAILCYIYKFRARFAVLAEQVMDREALEVDQTALETYKANNMYLDDYSCCEVDCSC, encoded by the coding sequence ATGCAACACTACCGCGTCGCAATTATCGGAGCAGGAGCAGCCGGAATCGGAATGGCAATTGCGTTTCAGCAATTAGGATTAGATAAAGAAGATATGACAATTTTAGATAAAGGGAAAGTAGGTCAGTCATTCTTAAATTGGCCGAAATCCACTCGTACAATTACCCCTTCATTTACGACAAACGGTTTCGGCATGCCGGATATCAATGCCGTTTCCACAGAGACTTCACCTGCATTTACTTTTAATGAAGAACATGTCTCCGGAGAAACTTATGCAGAATATTTGCAAACAGTCTCAGAATATTATGAGTTACCGGTTCAAGAAGAAACACAAGTATCCAGTATTGAGTTTGTAGATGGACATTATGAAATTCAGACAGAACAAGGCTTAGTCACTAGCGAATATATTTTCGTAGCTACTGGAGACTTTTCATTTGCACGCAAACCATTTAAATATGGACAGCATTACAGTGAAGTGGAAGATTTCACGCAAATGCCAGGTGATGAATATGTTATTATAGGCGGAAATGAGAGTGCCTTTGACGCTGCCGTTTGTTTGGCTGAAAAGGGAAAACAAGTTTCTATCTATACGCATACTACAGGTTTAGATCAAGAGAATGCAGATCCAAGTATCCGGCTTTCTCCATATACGCATCAACGTCTGCAACGCGCAGTTGAGAAGGGCGCAGCGATAGAATTGAATGTAGGTTATACTGCTTCAACTATCGACTTCTCAGATATGGACAACAAATATGTGGTTAAATTCAACAATGGCAAACAAGTGGCCACACGTAACGAACCGATTTTAGCGACAGGATTCGATGCTACAACCAATCCGCTTGTCCGCCAACTCTTCAGCACTGCAGATGGCGAAATCGAACTTACTGAACTAGATGAATCTACACGTTACCCTAATGTCTTTCTTATCGGTCCGACTGTACGCCATGCAGACGCGATTTTATGTTACATTTACAAATTCCGTGCACGTTTTGCAGTACTAGCAGAACAAGTAATGGACCGTGAAGCTTTAGAAGTTGATCAAACAGCACTAGAAACATACAAAGCCAACAACATGTACCTAGATGATTACAGTTGCTGTGAAGTGGATTGCTCATGCTAG
- a CDS encoding nucleoside recognition domain-containing protein, with protein MLEVKFNLATGEATSIPDAPHQLKLTHYHRLTTGQQFLLRQFILKRHIHASPYKAVESDAQTTQADFKKLKDYIEESRQHHPKIQDTLLGWLIIFLMFALPIFLAYHFSDWLQNTYVTQWIDQMTKQANTPYQWINHILYGDYGVLSLGIYSLVWALPVVVMIGISTAVIDQTHLKQYVVWSIEPTMRKIGLDGQDIIPVLEGFGCNAAAITQANSQCSSCTKENCMSIISFGSSCSYQIGATLSLFSAAHHSWLFVPYLLLVFLGGILHNKLWYRKPTTFHVTPPIYRSKLQWPDMKPLLAQIWSTIQMFLLQALPIFIAICIVVSILSLTPILTIISGIFTPLLALLHIPDSMAPGILFSMIRKDGMLLFNFDHGTVLQALSPASLLILVFFSSTFLSCMVTVSMMVKHLGVKKGAGIVGRQMTTAIICTLFLALIAGILI; from the coding sequence ATGCTAGAAGTTAAATTCAACTTGGCTACAGGAGAAGCCACATCCATCCCAGATGCGCCACATCAACTGAAACTGACACATTACCATCGTTTGACTACTGGCCAGCAATTTCTGCTGCGCCAGTTTATTCTGAAAAGACACATTCATGCTTCACCTTATAAAGCGGTAGAATCTGATGCACAAACCACTCAAGCAGACTTCAAGAAACTTAAAGATTATATAGAAGAAAGTCGTCAACATCATCCTAAAATACAAGACACTTTGCTCGGTTGGCTCATTATCTTTTTAATGTTTGCACTGCCGATATTTTTGGCCTATCACTTTTCTGATTGGCTACAAAACACTTATGTGACACAGTGGATTGATCAGATGACGAAGCAAGCTAATACACCGTATCAATGGATTAACCACATTTTGTATGGGGATTACGGCGTCTTATCACTCGGTATTTATTCGTTAGTGTGGGCATTGCCGGTAGTAGTCATGATCGGTATTTCCACTGCTGTAATTGACCAAACCCATCTTAAACAGTATGTCGTATGGTCTATAGAACCCACTATGCGCAAAATAGGTCTAGACGGTCAAGATATCATTCCTGTCTTAGAGGGATTCGGTTGTAATGCAGCAGCCATTACGCAAGCTAATAGTCAATGCAGCAGTTGTACGAAAGAAAACTGCATGAGTATTATCAGCTTCGGCTCCTCATGCAGTTATCAAATCGGCGCTACACTGTCACTATTCAGTGCAGCCCATCACTCATGGCTATTTGTACCTTATTTATTACTCGTCTTTTTAGGAGGCATCTTGCATAACAAATTATGGTACAGAAAACCGACAACATTCCATGTTACACCGCCGATTTACCGTTCTAAATTACAATGGCCGGACATGAAACCGCTGCTCGCCCAAATTTGGAGTACCATCCAAATGTTCTTATTGCAAGCTTTACCCATATTCATTGCAATCTGTATTGTTGTGAGTATTCTATCGTTGACACCTATACTTACTATTATCTCAGGGATCTTCACGCCATTGCTTGCACTCTTGCATATTCCAGATTCCATGGCACCAGGTATTCTTTTTTCAATGATTCGCAAAGACGGCATGCTGCTCTTCAACTTCGATCACGGTACCGTCTTGCAAGCCCTATCACCAGCAAGTTTACTTATCTTAGTCTTCTTCAGTTCGACATTTTTATCCTGCATGGTAACAGTTTCCATGATGGTCAAACACTTAGGTGTTAAAAAAGGTGCTGGTATTGTAGGACGACAAATGACAACCGCTATTATTTGTACTTTATTCCTAGCACTGATTGCCGGCATTTTGATTTAA
- a CDS encoding CobW family GTP-binding protein, which yields MDIIILGGFLGGGKTTTLNHLIEQALKHHLQPAVIMNDFGKASVDSHLIDQTVPMDEIIEGCICCAMKADVSQQLHQIYLDYQPDVVFVECSGIAEPQSVIDACLTPALTPISTISTVIGVIDASLYARLDTYPGDMQKLYYEQLAHCSHLFINKVDKCEAEAVTTIYSDLTVLNPQAEITVGSYGRLESDLFTEKKTLESRRSKESSSAACAVHEHRHHEGIGHRYFEFEQAISLEQLVKWLEALPQSIYRVKGFMQFTEHPETQLVQYTAGQLEISPIELTSKVPCYLVVIGSALEHLESPVA from the coding sequence ATGGACATCATTATACTCGGAGGCTTTTTAGGCGGCGGAAAAACAACGACTTTGAACCATCTCATTGAACAAGCGCTAAAACATCATTTGCAGCCCGCAGTCATCATGAACGACTTCGGCAAAGCCAGCGTCGACAGCCATCTCATAGACCAAACCGTCCCTATGGATGAAATCATAGAAGGTTGCATATGCTGCGCCATGAAAGCCGACGTTTCACAGCAATTACATCAGATTTACCTTGATTACCAGCCAGACGTCGTATTTGTAGAATGCAGCGGTATAGCCGAACCGCAGTCCGTCATCGATGCCTGCTTGACTCCAGCTTTGACACCGATATCTACTATCAGCACAGTCATCGGCGTCATTGATGCATCACTTTACGCCAGATTGGATACGTACCCAGGTGATATGCAGAAACTCTATTACGAGCAACTCGCACACTGTTCACACCTGTTCATCAATAAAGTCGACAAGTGCGAAGCCGAAGCTGTTACCACAATCTACAGCGACCTGACCGTGCTCAATCCACAGGCAGAGATCACAGTTGGCAGTTACGGCCGTCTGGAAAGTGATTTATTTACTGAAAAGAAAACTTTGGAGAGCAGAAGGTCGAAAGAAAGCAGTTCTGCTGCTTGTGCAGTACATGAGCATCGGCATCATGAAGGTATCGGTCATCGTTATTTTGAATTTGAACAAGCGATATCTTTAGAGCAATTGGTGAAATGGTTAGAAGCCTTGCCGCAATCTATTTACCGCGTTAAAGGATTTATGCAATTTACAGAGCATCCAGAAACACAGTTAGTCCAATATACGGCAGGTCAACTAGAAATATCACCTATTGAATTGACATCTAAGGTGCCTTGTTATTTAGTGGTCATCGGCAGTGCGTTAGAACATCTTGAGTCGCCTGTCGCTTAA
- a CDS encoding YceI family protein produces the protein MTQFTFDPAHSSIEFQVKHLMVSKVKGSFTQFNVELSGDLDDLSSLKGSASIDVKSIDTNQADRDNHLRTSDFFDADNYPEVKFEIKDVTKDKVTGDLTIKGVTNEETFDLDFEGVSKNPLNDTNVAGFTVSGKVDREKYGMSFNQTLETGGVLIGNDVKFEAALEFEVKN, from the coding sequence ATGACCCAATTTACTTTTGATCCAGCTCATTCATCTATCGAATTCCAAGTTAAACACTTAATGGTGTCTAAAGTGAAAGGCAGCTTTACTCAATTCAATGTTGAATTATCAGGTGACTTAGATGACTTAAGCTCATTGAAAGGTTCAGCATCCATTGATGTTAAATCAATCGATACAAATCAAGCAGATCGTGACAACCACCTACGTACAAGCGATTTCTTTGACGCAGATAACTATCCTGAAGTTAAATTCGAAATTAAAGATGTTACAAAGGATAAAGTAACAGGTGACTTAACAATTAAAGGTGTGACAAACGAAGAAACATTTGACCTTGATTTCGAAGGTGTCAGCAAAAACCCATTAAATGATACTAACGTAGCAGGTTTCACAGTATCTGGTAAAGTAGACCGTGAAAAGTACGGTATGTCATTTAATCAAACATTAGAAACAGGCGGTGTTTTAATCGGGAACGATGTAAAATTTGAAGCCGCACTAGAATTTGAAGTTAAAAACTAA
- a CDS encoding SRPBCC family protein, with the protein MTIQRDGNKIIFSRIFDARIQDVFNAYTTKSKFEQWFHPKGGTTEVYDFNPQPGGKNFFKINAPDGQSYTVMQYDEIEAPYKIIYHDYFANEKGQINPNMNGMKVEIYFKSKGQAQTEVQSVSVLPTAQAAQQLLEMGLEEGMTSTLDQLEELLKK; encoded by the coding sequence ATGACAATACAAAGAGACGGCAATAAAATTATTTTTAGTCGAATATTTGATGCGCGTATTCAAGATGTGTTTAATGCGTATACGACGAAATCAAAGTTTGAGCAATGGTTCCATCCCAAGGGCGGTACGACTGAAGTGTATGATTTTAATCCACAACCAGGCGGCAAAAATTTCTTTAAAATTAATGCGCCGGATGGTCAAAGTTATACGGTGATGCAATATGATGAGATTGAAGCGCCTTATAAAATTATTTATCATGATTACTTTGCAAATGAAAAAGGTCAAATTAACCCCAATATGAATGGTATGAAAGTAGAAATTTATTTTAAATCTAAAGGACAAGCGCAAACAGAGGTGCAGTCTGTTTCTGTGCTGCCTACAGCTCAAGCTGCCCAGCAATTATTGGAAATGGGATTAGAAGAAGGCATGACGAGTACGTTAGATCAGTTAGAGGAATTACTTAAAAAGTGA
- a CDS encoding formate/nitrite transporter family protein, with protein sequence MVMQNHKSVEDTYASRETMNNVVSSSQMKSVMLSKTPVRYFLKAIMSGFLLSIVAVFMLAIKTQHNGINEGTINLLGALAFSLALVLIVLTHSELLTSNFMYMTAGAYYKSVPIGKIIWLFTVCFIGNIVGGFILFGLLKFTNVMTPEMVTALTKIVDKKTTLGTWDGILVKAIFANFFINIGIYVSIQFKEGLSKAFFIACGVVVFVFMGYEHVVYNANLFSGMVYYNFDALSWMDVLKNIVWAFIGNYIGGGIFVGLLYAFFNGKRNHYIDEQK encoded by the coding sequence ATGGTTATGCAAAATCATAAATCAGTTGAAGATACATATGCTTCACGTGAGACGATGAACAACGTGGTAAGTTCATCTCAAATGAAATCTGTCATGTTAAGTAAAACGCCTGTGCGTTATTTCCTTAAAGCTATTATGTCAGGTTTCTTATTATCTATCGTGGCAGTCTTCATGCTAGCAATTAAAACACAACATAACGGTATCAATGAAGGTACTATTAACTTATTAGGTGCTTTGGCATTTAGTTTAGCCTTAGTATTAATCGTTCTTACACACTCTGAGTTGCTGACAAGTAACTTTATGTATATGACAGCAGGTGCTTATTACAAATCAGTACCTATTGGTAAGATTATTTGGTTGTTTACGGTTTGTTTCATCGGTAATATCGTCGGTGGATTTATACTGTTCGGCTTATTGAAATTTACTAATGTAATGACACCTGAAATGGTCACTGCATTGACTAAGATTGTGGATAAGAAAACAACGCTTGGTACATGGGATGGTATTTTAGTTAAAGCCATCTTTGCCAACTTCTTTATCAACATCGGTATCTATGTGTCTATTCAATTTAAAGAAGGTTTATCTAAAGCTTTCTTCATCGCATGCGGTGTAGTAGTCTTTGTATTCATGGGTTATGAACACGTTGTTTATAACGCTAACTTATTCTCAGGAATGGTGTACTACAACTTTGATGCATTATCTTGGATGGACGTTTTGAAAAATATCGTGTGGGCCTTTATCGGTAACTATATCGGCGGCGGTATTTTCGTAGGTCTGTTATACGCTTTCTTTAATGGCAAAAGAAATCATTATATCGATGAACAAAAATAG
- a CDS encoding sirohydrochlorin chelatase has translation MSQTIIVMHGMRRGKQNQLLMEELEKVGAQIEDDFDVAFIESDELSLPQVIRKHLQEGEHYFTIVPLLLFSGRHYLEDLPGIMREMQLMFPGSIHYQIRQPLCYHPALTEWIQKRIDAWQYQNDSHSAIVLIAHGSPFLTEPDDELNMLKAQCQTECPIYTMMFYGDLQFEGLLPDMKDDYQHILVIPVFFYDGFLVNKIKKKINTLKGDSDITIAPALNFEPELDAMLAARLNQVKEF, from the coding sequence ATGTCACAAACGATTATCGTAATGCATGGTATGAGACGAGGTAAACAAAATCAATTATTAATGGAAGAACTAGAAAAGGTGGGCGCACAAATTGAGGATGACTTCGATGTTGCTTTTATTGAAAGCGATGAGCTGTCGTTGCCGCAAGTGATACGCAAACATTTGCAAGAGGGTGAACATTACTTCACGATTGTGCCGCTGCTGCTATTTTCAGGACGACATTATTTAGAAGATCTTCCTGGGATTATGCGAGAAATGCAATTAATGTTTCCTGGAAGTATCCATTATCAAATTCGTCAGCCTCTCTGTTACCATCCAGCATTGACAGAGTGGATTCAAAAACGCATAGATGCTTGGCAATATCAGAATGATTCACATTCAGCGATTGTGCTGATTGCACATGGCAGTCCATTCTTGACTGAACCGGATGACGAATTGAATATGTTGAAAGCACAATGTCAAACTGAATGTCCGATTTATACCATGATGTTTTACGGTGATTTGCAGTTTGAAGGGCTCCTGCCTGATATGAAAGATGACTATCAGCATATTTTAGTCATCCCTGTGTTTTTCTATGATGGCTTCTTAGTCAATAAAATCAAGAAGAAAATTAATACACTTAAAGGAGATTCTGATATTACGATTGCACCAGCACTGAATTTCGAACCTGAACTCGATGCAATGCTGGCAGCAAGATTAAATCAAGTTAAGGAGTTTTAG
- a CDS encoding precorrin-2 dehydrogenase/sirohydrochlorin ferrochelatase family protein, which translates to MYPIQLNLKNKNVVLIGGGRIGYRKFKQLAKADYGSVTVISKTFLPEFFEQCYPDIKLITKDYDKEDIAEADIVIIATDSPEINDKIKQDTTSEQLVNHTGDKSQSDFFNMREFDFEDLAISVRSNGGDYKKAKQVSAAIEKYLREKYGRE; encoded by the coding sequence ATGTATCCAATACAACTTAATTTAAAAAATAAAAACGTAGTGCTCATTGGCGGCGGACGCATTGGTTATCGTAAGTTCAAACAACTTGCTAAAGCAGATTACGGCAGCGTTACGGTTATCAGCAAAACTTTTTTGCCAGAATTTTTCGAACAATGCTATCCAGATATTAAGTTGATTACGAAAGACTATGACAAGGAAGATATTGCAGAAGCAGATATTGTAATCATAGCAACAGATTCACCTGAAATTAATGACAAGATTAAACAAGATACGACGTCTGAACAGTTGGTGAATCACACAGGCGATAAATCTCAATCAGATTTTTTTAATATGCGAGAATTTGACTTTGAAGATTTAGCAATCAGTGTGCGTTCAAATGGCGGAGATTATAAAAAAGCAAAGCAAGTGTCAGCAGCGATAGAAAAGTATTTACGAGAGAAATACGGGAGGGAATAA
- the nirB gene encoding nitrite reductase large subunit NirB, giving the protein MSKQRLVMIGNGMAGVRTIEEIIDRNPDKFDITIIGKEPYPNYNRIMLSNILQKKMTVEETIMNPYTWYEEHGIALITGESATRVNRDEHVVETEKGRKIPYDICIFATGSKAFVLPIPGHELPSVIGWRTIEDTERMIEIAQNKKEAIVIGGGLLGLECARGLLDQGMNVTVVHLAEWLMEMQLDRQAGDMLREDLEKQGMRFELGANTKEIIGDQDVEAIRLADGRELPADLVVMAVGIRPFTQEAVDSGLEVERGIVVDDYMRTSDPEIFAVGECAQHNGRVYGLVAPLYEQGKVLADVLTDRPTEGYQGSTTFTSLKVSGCDLYSAGQIQEDDEVEGVEIYNSHDHVYKKIFLKEERVVGAVLYGDTDDGTRFFNMMKKREPIEDYTLVSLLQKVGEEAVSSVADMADDETICGCNGVSKGKIVSAIVEDGLTSVAEVTKATKAGNSCGKCKPVIGELLEHTLGGAFVASKPTGICDCTDLTRDQIVTQIRAKGLKTSKEVRHVLGWKNKGGCPKCRPAVNYYLNMVYPHEHEDEKASRFANERYHANIQNDGTFSVIPQMRGGVTNPDQLIRLGEVAKKYDVPLVKVTGSQRIGLYGIRKEDLPHVWKDLGMRSASAYAKKTRSVKSCVGKEFCRFGTQYTTRLGIRLEKTFEYIDTPHKFKMGVSGCPRSCVESGVKDFGVIGVENGFQIYIGGNGGTDVTKGQLLTTVETEDDVIQLCGALMQYYRETGIYAERTAPWLERMGFENVKEYILDPERQKALFERIMDAKSAVAEEPWSEIVNDQTDQKIFKVEKV; this is encoded by the coding sequence ATGTCAAAACAACGACTCGTGATGATCGGTAACGGGATGGCCGGCGTCAGAACAATTGAAGAAATTATCGATAGAAACCCTGATAAATTCGATATTACGATTATCGGGAAAGAACCTTATCCGAATTATAACCGCATCATGTTATCCAATATTTTGCAGAAGAAGATGACGGTAGAAGAAACCATTATGAATCCTTATACTTGGTATGAAGAGCATGGGATTGCCTTGATTACGGGCGAAAGTGCCACACGTGTAAATCGTGACGAACATGTAGTAGAAACTGAAAAAGGACGTAAAATTCCTTATGATATCTGTATTTTTGCGACAGGTTCTAAAGCATTTGTCTTACCGATTCCAGGGCATGAATTACCAAGTGTGATTGGTTGGCGTACTATTGAAGATACAGAACGCATGATTGAAATTGCACAAAATAAAAAGGAAGCGATTGTGATCGGAGGCGGTCTGCTAGGTTTAGAATGTGCGCGTGGTTTATTGGATCAAGGTATGAATGTCACAGTAGTTCATTTAGCTGAATGGTTGATGGAAATGCAATTAGACCGTCAAGCGGGAGACATGCTGCGTGAAGATTTAGAAAAACAAGGCATGCGTTTTGAATTAGGTGCTAATACGAAAGAAATTATCGGAGATCAAGATGTTGAAGCGATTCGTTTAGCAGATGGCCGCGAACTTCCTGCCGATTTAGTGGTGATGGCAGTCGGTATTCGTCCATTTACTCAAGAAGCTGTCGATTCTGGATTAGAAGTCGAACGCGGCATTGTGGTGGATGATTATATGCGTACCAGCGATCCTGAAATCTTTGCAGTGGGTGAATGTGCACAACATAATGGTCGCGTATATGGTTTAGTAGCACCTTTATATGAACAAGGCAAAGTGTTGGCTGATGTGCTGACAGATCGTCCAACTGAAGGTTATCAAGGTTCTACTACTTTCACCTCGTTGAAAGTCTCTGGCTGTGATTTATATAGTGCTGGTCAAATTCAAGAAGATGATGAAGTTGAAGGCGTAGAAATTTATAATAGTCATGACCATGTCTATAAAAAGATTTTCTTAAAAGAGGAACGCGTCGTGGGTGCTGTGCTCTATGGAGATACAGATGACGGCACACGTTTCTTCAATATGATGAAAAAGCGTGAACCGATTGAAGATTACACATTAGTTTCACTTTTGCAAAAAGTTGGAGAAGAAGCGGTTTCCTCAGTGGCTGATATGGCGGATGACGAGACTATTTGCGGATGTAACGGTGTCTCGAAAGGTAAAATCGTCAGTGCTATAGTTGAAGATGGATTGACATCAGTTGCTGAAGTGACGAAAGCTACGAAAGCCGGCAACTCTTGCGGTAAATGTAAACCCGTTATTGGAGAATTACTAGAACATACTTTAGGCGGTGCCTTTGTCGCATCTAAACCAACAGGTATTTGTGATTGTACCGATTTAACACGCGATCAAATCGTGACACAAATCCGTGCGAAAGGATTAAAAACATCTAAAGAAGTACGTCATGTCTTAGGCTGGAAAAATAAAGGTGGTTGCCCGAAATGCCGTCCTGCCGTCAACTATTATTTAAATATGGTCTACCCTCATGAACATGAAGATGAAAAAGCCTCACGCTTTGCAAACGAACGTTATCATGCCAATATTCAAAATGACGGTACATTCTCCGTTATTCCACAAATGCGCGGCGGGGTAACCAATCCTGACCAATTGATTCGTTTAGGTGAAGTGGCGAAGAAATATGATGTACCATTAGTAAAAGTTACAGGTTCACAACGTATCGGTTTATACGGTATCCGTAAAGAAGATTTGCCGCACGTGTGGAAGGATTTAGGCATGCGTTCAGCATCTGCTTATGCTAAGAAGACACGTTCAGTGAAAAGTTGTGTCGGCAAAGAATTCTGTCGCTTCGGTACACAATATACAACACGTCTCGGCATTCGTTTAGAAAAAACTTTTGAATATATCGATACACCGCATAAATTTAAAATGGGCGTTTCTGGATGTCCGCGCAGTTGTGTGGAATCCGGCGTTAAAGATTTCGGTGTCATCGGTGTTGAGAATGGCTTCCAAATTTATATCGGCGGTAACGGCGGTACTGATGTCACTAAAGGTCAACTTTTAACAACAGTTGAAACAGAAGATGATGTCATTCAACTTTGCGGTGCTTTGATGCAGTATTACCGTGAAACGGGTATTTATGCCGAACGTACAGCGCCATGGTTGGAGCGCATGGGCTTTGAAAATGTGAAAGAATATATTCTCGACCCTGAACGTCAAAAAGCTTTATTTGAGCGTATTATGGATGCGAAAAGTGCAGTGGCTGAAGAGCCATGGTCAGAAATTGTAAATGATCAAACAGATCAAAAAATCTTTAAAGTAGAGAAGGTGTAA
- the nirD gene encoding nitrite reductase small subunit NirD, translating to MRALEKVRVAALEDLTPLIGTKVLVDGKEIGLFLTEDGNIYAVNNVCPHKQGPLSEGTVSEHSVFCPLHDQQIDLETGIVQEPDTGCVETYEVEVIDGDVYLCL from the coding sequence ATGCGCGCATTAGAGAAAGTCAGAGTAGCGGCATTAGAAGATTTGACACCGCTTATCGGTACTAAGGTGCTCGTAGACGGCAAGGAAATCGGTTTATTTTTAACAGAAGACGGTAACATTTATGCAGTTAATAATGTATGTCCGCATAAACAAGGTCCACTTTCAGAAGGTACTGTGAGCGAACATTCTGTCTTCTGTCCGCTTCACGACCAGCAAATCGACTTAGAGACAGGCATTGTGCAAGAACCTGATACGGGTTGTGTCGAAACTTACGAAGTCGAAGTTATAGATGGAGATGTGTATTTATGTCTGTAA